In one window of Tellurirhabdus rosea DNA:
- a CDS encoding ATP-binding protein: MIHRILTDTLRERLLESSKIIILYGPRQAGKTTLVKELLKTLPHRSLSVSADELRYQTLLSSRDLTQMQLLVEGYELLFIDEAQRVPDIGLNLKILHDALPNLKIIATGSSSFELANRTKEPLTGRTWTYELFPVSVGELRQQQNGFELQQRLPELLRFGSYPDTLQQPGETNKIQYLRELSSAYLYKDVLEMASLRYADRLRKLLQLLAFQVGSEISPAELGNTLGMSKETVNTYIDLLEKAFVLFRLSGFSRNLRKEVSKMDKIYFYDLGIRNVLIDNFQPLDLRNDVGALWENFLVTERRKRNAYTAQFANAYFWRTYTGAELDYVEEANGQLSGFEFKYGSKKAKVPPSWTANYPGSTFTMVNQDTFLSFVL; the protein is encoded by the coding sequence ATGATCCATCGGATACTAACTGATACCCTCCGGGAGCGACTGCTTGAATCGAGTAAAATCATCATTCTGTACGGACCAAGGCAGGCGGGAAAGACCACGTTGGTAAAAGAACTTCTCAAAACGTTGCCGCATCGGTCACTTTCGGTCAGTGCCGACGAACTGCGTTACCAAACACTCCTTTCCTCGCGTGACCTGACGCAAATGCAGCTTCTGGTGGAGGGATACGAACTGCTGTTCATTGATGAAGCGCAGCGTGTTCCGGATATTGGCTTGAATCTAAAGATTCTGCACGATGCCCTGCCGAACCTGAAAATCATTGCGACCGGGTCGTCTTCCTTTGAGCTTGCTAACCGCACAAAAGAACCGCTTACCGGACGGACGTGGACGTACGAACTTTTTCCTGTTTCAGTAGGCGAACTGAGGCAACAGCAAAACGGCTTTGAGTTGCAGCAACGACTGCCCGAGTTGCTGCGGTTCGGGTCTTACCCCGACACCTTGCAGCAGCCCGGAGAGACCAACAAAATACAGTACCTGCGCGAACTGTCGTCAGCTTATCTGTACAAAGATGTACTTGAAATGGCGTCCTTACGGTATGCCGACCGCCTTCGAAAGCTGTTGCAACTGCTTGCCTTTCAGGTTGGGTCCGAAATATCGCCTGCCGAGCTTGGCAATACGCTGGGAATGAGCAAGGAAACCGTCAACACCTACATCGACCTGCTCGAAAAAGCCTTTGTCCTCTTCCGGTTGTCGGGCTTTAGCCGGAATCTTCGGAAGGAGGTCAGTAAAATGGACAAAATCTACTTTTACGACCTGGGCATCCGAAACGTCCTGATTGATAATTTTCAGCCGCTGGACCTGCGGAATGATGTCGGAGCCTTGTGGGAAAACTTTCTGGTTACGGAACGGCGCAAACGAAACGCCTATACGGCCCAGTTTGCCAACGCTTACTTCTGGCGAACCTACACGGGTGCCGAACTGGATTATGTGGAAGAGGCAAACGGGCAACTTTCGGGTTTTGAATTCAAGTATGGTTCTAAGAAGGCAAAAGTTCCTCCTTCGTGGACGGCGAACTACCCGGGCTCCACTTTTACAATGGTAAATCAGGACACCTTTCTCTCTTTTGTTCTCTAA